GAGCGAACCGAAGACGTTCAAATCAACCACCCTCCACCCCGCTCCTCcccgaaaaagaaaaaagaagacagcgGAAACACAGACCCATGCCAGTTATTGCGCTACACCCGCCTTCATCCGCCTCAGCGACCAATCGTTCCGTAGGGGAATGATAAGGACATTCCACGAAGGACGTCACAGCCAaccactgggaggctgaggcgggacgtTCCACAATATGCTAATGAGATTCCTATAAAAGAAGCTGCGAAGCTACGTCTTGGATAGAGCGCGCAGGGGCGCCTTCCCGGTATGGGTATCTGGTACTTTCGGGGACGccgatggattttttttttttttttgccccccaCCTAACTCTTCCGTTTCCCTACTGCGTAGCCTTGTAAACATTAGTAAACTCCGAGTGGTGATCCACATTCAAAACAGAGCCCCCAAAGTCTTGACTGACCTCGCAGGAAACTTTCCCCAACAGCCAACAATTCCCGGCGGACACGAACTCGCCACCTCTCTCTCACACCCTGGGCGGCCAGGTCTGCAGAGAACGACCCATAGGTCCTCTCATCTGACACAATCCTCTCCAAGCCAGCGATCTACCCGCGCCCCCCCGCCGAGCGCAGCGCAGCGCAGATGGGCGCCTTCCCCGCCTCcgctcctccccttcccttccccacagCACTCAGAGAAAAACCCTCGTCCTCCGCAAACTACAACCGGCGGCGTCGACCCTCGCAGTCGGCCCCTACTCGGTGTCCAGTGCCAAGTGAGGGCCGGAGGGGACTGGGCGGGGGCGGCCGAGCTATCCCGAGCGGAGTACTACCCGGTACTTTACGTAACATTCGGATTGGGGACTGGGTGGCGGGCGGCGAAGAAGGGCCGGGGGAGCGGCGTTGCTCCGGACCGAGGCACCGGGTCCGCGGGAACCCCGGCCCACAGCTGCCCTCCTCCTGCAGCCACATCTCGGCGTCCTACAGCCCCAGGCGCCGGCACATCCCTCCATCTCGCGCCGTAATCTGCACCCCCTCCTAGAGGACGCGGCTTGAACCCGCCGCCCCCTCCCCCGCAGCACCCGCCTCATCACTTCACTACAAAGAGCGCTTTGGTCGCGCAGCCTTGCAGCGAGACCTCTCGCGCCTCCTTCCTCCTCCGTGTCCCGGGCTTTGCACACAAGGACCTTGGCGAATCAAAGGCGCTCCAGACCTTTTGTTCCTGCCCCTGCCGAGGGCCGCCGCTGCGGAGCCGGCCGCTTCCTCCGCTCCACGGCAGGACCGGGCCGGCTCCGCGGCGCGCCCGGACCCGCCGGGATGGAGGCGGCCGCCCCCGCCCATCCATCACCCGGCCGTACCTTGGTATTTCGCGTCGATCTCCCGCATCAGCGAGACATTTCTCTGCAAGTCGAAAGGCAGGGACTCGATGGAGTCCAGGTAGTCCTCCACATAGTTCACCAGGTGGAGCTGCTCCCCGTTGGCAGGACTCAACATGGTTCACCCCGGAGGTCCCCGGCGACTCGGCGCGGCTTTCCGCTTcctccaccccccgcccccctgAAAAAATAGCACTGCAAAATGCAAAGCCCTCGCTCTCCCGGCGCCCCCCGCCGGCTCCTGCTCCGGACCGGCGGCTACATCTGCCGAGCCCGTCCGCCGCCTCCGGGTCCGCGGGTACCCCAGCGCCTGGGGGCGCGGGCCGCGGTGGCGGTGGCTCCCGGGCGCACGCCCCGGCCGGCGGCGCAGGCCCCCTCTCAGGCAGCGGGGCTGGCGCTGGGGGCCGCGCGTACGAGCGCGCACACACCGGCGGGAGAGGGCCCAgcgccgcggccgccgccgcccACCCGCCCACTGGgctggggagaagagaggagCGGAGCTGGTAGCAGGAAGGGGCGCGCTCCGCCGGGCGCCGAGCCGCACTTGTCCAACGTGGAAAACCCAAATACCAGTTTCAAACACTTGGGAAACATTCAGCCCCGCTGCGCAGCGCGCATGCGCCTCGGCCCCCTCCCCCGGCGACGGCCCCGCCCCCCGCCGCATTCACGCCCCTCACAGTCCCGGGCCCCAGGGGCTGCGGCCCGAGGCCGGCCCGCGCGGGGGCGTGGCCTTGCCTGTCACTTTTGCCAGGGGCGAGGGTCGCGGAAGGGACAGCGTCAGGGCCCCTGGAGTGGGGACAGCGGGCGAGGCGCAAACTTTACTAGGAGTTTTTGGCACTTGGAAGCAGAGCCCGTTGGGCGGCGCAGCACGCCCGCCGGGAAACGCAGGGGAGCGGCCTGCTTCGCTGAAAACCCGACCAGGACCTAACGGGCCGCGGGACAGCAGCCTCCGAGACCATGGCTCGCAACGACTACCAAAACCCGGTCCTCAGCCCCTGACTGTCTTCGTCCCCGCCCCACAGCGCGGTATAAGTACGGCCCGAAACAAAACTGGCAACCACAGTAGCCAATCCACTTGCCAACCTCACTTTGACAGCCCAATCACGATGAAGAGGAGGCGGGGAGCCCGTGAGTAATGCTCCTCGGACTCTTACTACTAGAAACCCAAGTCCTCCGGGAGGCGGAAGGAAGAGGAGGGCCGGGCACGGGCGGAAGTGGCGGTGCATGCGCACTGGCACGCTCTCGGTGTCCTCCGAGCTGAGGCCGCGGAGTGCGCGGGAGACCTACCCATTCCGCGGCGGGACCACCACTCCCAGCAGCCTAGGCGGCTCCCGCGCCTGCGCCATTCGTCACCGCCCTCCCTTTGTGTCGCCCCCCGGTACTCAGTTTGGAACGGCTTGGAGACAAAGGGGCACAAGAGGGAAGCTGCTTCCTAGTACCGAGCCCCATAAGAGGTGGATAGGCCCGAGGGGCGCCTTCCCTAGCCCTTATCTCTTCCCGCCCTGTGCCACGAACACCGCTCTCGGAGGCTGCTCCCCACATTTGGAAAGGCCGCCAACAGAATGCAGACATCCGGTCGGCCAGCGTCGTGAGGCCATTCGACTCCCCAACCGCCCTCCCCCGCACCCCGTCCCCATCGCCTCTCTGCCCTCCTGAAGCTCCCGGATTTTGGGCTTTCTGAGAAGCCCGGACGCCACGCGAGCCCGTTGCCTAGGCGACCGGCCCCGCGCGCCGCCCCGCCCCCTTCCGGCCAAAGGGCCGGCCCCTCCTGGGCGTGGCCTCGCGTCTTTGTGCATTGCCCGCCAGCGCTGCGGTTCTTAAGCGGCCTGGGCCTCGGCTTCGGCCTCCGCACGGCTGCGGTCGCCGCGGGTCCACTCCGGGGTGGACCCGAGAGCTGTGCTCGTCACGCTTGGCTGCCTGCTTTTCGCTAGTTTTCTTCCGCTTTGAACCCTGGTCTGTTTGCATTGGGTTTTTTTCACCAAGTCGGAGAACGGTGCCTTTTCAGTTTTCACCTTTCTCACCGGACTTTCTCTTTTCCGGAGAGCCGGGTTGGTGGTGCTACCTGTGTATTCCACGAACCTAAGTAAGCCCTTTCCCCAGCCCTTGCAGTGTTTCTGTGTCAGCTCCACGCCAGCGCGCTTCTCCATTTTTTCTTAGCCTCTTAATTTGGACAGGGTCGGATTTCAGCTTTTATCCACCGGGTTTATCCTGTTGCAAAGCAGAGTGCACAGCTTTAGACACAAAATAACTGCAGTTGAAATGGATACACATTCTCGTGGTAAGATTTGGAAACGTGGTATTTGATGGAACCCTGTTGTGACATCTAAaactatttgcattttttttaaaaaaaagtattctgtGTAATCCAGTAAAAATTTGGATTCGTCCAGTATTTATAGAGTAGATTATTAACTGCAGTGGTGCTCATTCCAGCGCCCTGCAGGGTATTTTGTGCTATGGATGTGAGTACGGCAAAGAGACTGAATTGAGCTGTTTTGTACTTGGATTGTTCACGTTGGAACGTTGCTGCAATGATAAATAGATGGATACTCTTTACACTTTGAAGTGGGTTTAATCTTCACTTTTAAGCCCCTTCATCTCACCTACACATCAGGAGAGCTTTTGCTTTGATATTTGGGGAAATGGCTGTTATTTTACTTACAGATCACGCTATTCTAGTCTTGGCCCAGTTAAAAGCAAATGAATACTTTAGTTTCTACAAGATTTATTGGCCACTACTTGGTCTGCACTAAAGACTGTAACAcctggccggacgcggtggctcacgcctgtaatcctaccagtttgggaggccggggtgtggactgcctgagctcaggagttcgggaccagcttgggcaacatggtgaaaccctgtctctactaaaaatagaaaaaaattagcagggcatggtggcgtatgcctgtagtcccagctattctggaggctgagacaggacaatcacttgaacccaggaggtggaggtggcagtgagccgagattgcaccactgcacttcagcctgagcaacagagcaagactctatctccagaaaaaaagaaaaaaaagactatgacAAGATAACATTATGTGGAAACAAACATTACGTCGAATAGAGAGTATAGAGGGAGTACAAAGTTGAATAAGGAAAATTACGCCTTTCCCTCTAAAAGCATGTAATTTGAAAGTACAATAGTAAGAAATAGACCGGTTCTTCTATTCCTAGCAATCATTGGCTCTAGAATGAATAGTGTTTATCTGAACTCAAGAATAAAGTTGGAAGTAATTTACCCCTTACAAAGATAAGATGGAGTTTTAACCtaggttatctttttttaaaaaaaatcacaatacagTACAATCTGAATAATGAATTTGTTCCTCTCTTGTTATGTATTCTCTTCACATACATATAAACCAAAAAGGCATCTTGTGCATTCAACAAGCAATATTGACAAGTGTCTACCATGTGCCAACTACTGGTCTGTGTGCTGGGGATACAGTAGTAAAAAGGTTTTTGGAGCTTTACATTCCATAAAACTTAGCCCACCCCTTGggataaaaagtcaaaaaatattttatcttctttggaaCAAACTTAGAAGACCAAGCAATAAAACATAATTAACTGTGATAACGAATTTTAAATGTCATTGAAGAAAGGTGCTTAATTTTGAAGATACGTTGTAGAATCTTGTCTGTTTCAGTTTTGTTTCCTGTGGAGTATTGCAAAAATGGATGCTAAAACTTTTCTGTAAAGCAGAAATttcaaatggatttaaaaaataaacatttaaaaattaaatttttttctaaaattatatttccagACTAATTGAAAATGCTTAAACCTGTGAGAGTCAGATATAAGAGATGAACATACaattcgttttctttttttttgagacggagtcttgttcttgtcacccaggctggagtgcagtggcgtgatcttggctcactgcaacttccacctcctgggttcaagcgattctcctgcctcagcctccggagtagctgggattacaggtgcccgacaccatgcccagctaatttttgtatttttagtagagacacagtttcgtcatgttggccaggctggtctcgaactcctgacctcaggtgatccgcccaccttggcctcccaaagtgctgggattacaggcgtgagcccccacgcctggccaagCATAGAATTCTTTAAGTTTCAaagtgcttaaaaaataaatgcaaactcaTTCATCTTAAACTTGAAAACCCCTAAACCATATGCTACCATAATCAACTCTACTTCAGATTTACAAGATTTTGCcttgaaagaaaatgtgataccgAGAACtggattttgttattgttgtcattAAGGACTAAGAAATGGCATTAATGATATTTTGGAATCATTAACACACTTCCTTGTTGTAAGCTAGATTGGAGAGGGAGGTGACTTCAATTAAATGGATCCTCTTTTTAGGTATATAtggtgtattagggttctctagagggacagaactaataggatggagatatatatatataagtctATTAAGTactaacttacatgatcacaaggtcccacaatagactgtccgcaagctgaggagcaaggagagccagtctgagtcccaaaactgaagaacttggagtccgatgttcaaaggcaggaagcacccagcacgggagaaagatgtaggctgggaggtaTGGTAATGAAGACCATTAGCAATCTATTTTACTTTGCCTTAATATTCAACTTGGAAATATTCAATATGCAAAAAGATCACATTTCTAGCCATCATTAGGTATTGACTTATGTTTATCCTTGTTTTGATGATCCCCCAAAGCCTTAAGAAAACAGAATTggctgctgggcacggtggctcatgcctataatcccagcactttgggagggcgaggggggtggatcacctggggtcgggagttcgagaccagcctgaccaacatggagaaatcccatctgtactaaagatacaaaattagctgggggtggtggcacatgcctgtaatcccagctacttgggagcgtgagacaggagaattgcttgaacccaggaggcataagagagaggcaggagaatcgcttgaaccaaggagatcatgccattgcactccaagaaaaaaaaaaaaaaaaacaattggccaggtgtggtggcttaggccggtaatcccaccactttgagaggctgaggtgggtggatcacttgaggtaaggagtcccagaccagcctggccaacatggtgaaaccccgtctctactaaaaatacaaaaattagccgagtgtggtggcacaccgctgtaatcccagccactcgggagtctgagacgggagaattgtttgaacctgggaggtggaggttgcagtgagccaagatcgcaccactgcactccagcccgggtgacagagcgagactccgtctcaaaaataaatagataaatacgtaaaaataaaaatgcaaaaattagctgggcagggtggcgcacacttgtaatctcagcgactgtggaggctgaagcaggaggactgcttgaaccaggaggcagacgttgcagtgaacccagatcaggcctctgcactccagccttggtgacagagcaagactgtctcaaaaaacaaacaaaaaaaaaaacagaaaagaaaaaaaaaaaaggagaaaaaacaatagaatcaCTGCCAGTGAGGGGCTAAAAACATTACGTGAATTTTATGAAGACAGAAGATGCTGTcgttaatttaaaaatcatgatgtTCTATGAACAATTCAAATATGCCAGATGTTCAGATTCATGTGCAGATTGGATCTTCAGTGTTACTAAGCTGCTTTCAGAATCTGTGCTCCAGTTATTTCCTTGAATCCATGTGTTCTCACAGATTGCAGCTGAGCTTTTtgttaatttgctttatttactGGCACATCTAATATCTGAATCAGCTTTATCAGGTATTTTACTATTCACATTTCTTCCCACCTGCTCAAGTAATCCCTTCTGTAAGGGATTCATTCATCAACATTCAAcaagcccttttctttctttttaaatttttttttccagccacagcaaaacaaaacgacaacaacaaaaacataaaacccaaGTCCTTTTCTGAATTTAGTGCAGGGCACAGTGAGAAGTTCAAAATAATGTACAATTTAAGATACTCGGGGAGATAAATATACACACAGCACTAGAAAGTTACAAAATAACATAAGGCAGTAAAGAAGTGATAATATTCAGGAGAATTTAGAGGAGTTAGGTAAGATAAGTGGTTAGCATTGATGTAGACAATATGGTCTCCTAATTCTAACATTTTAACCTTATTAAATTAGACCATAGATTACATTAGACTACAGTTAGCTTGAAACAGAATTGCAGAGTTGGACTTCAGGATATTGAGAAACTACTCTAGGTACACACTTGTTTGTCTCTACTTAAAcctttgctttttaataaaacaccaaagcaaactaaaaaaaaaaaaaaaaacagaaaaaaataacaacaacagtaaaaagcAGGAACCTCTCCTGTTTTAAGAACTGGAAAAGCAAAggggactttttctttttttgagacattgtatTGCAAGACACCAATAgaggcacctttttttttttcagatggagtctccctctgttgcccaggttggagtgcagtggcatgatctcagctcactgcaacctccacctcctggcttcaattgattttcctgtctcagcctccccagtagctgggactacaggtgcacgccaccatgcccggctaatttgtgtatttttagtagagacaggggcttcaccgtattggtcaggctggtctcgaactcctgacctcaggtgatctgcccagctcagcctcccaaagtgctgggattacaggcgtgagccacggcgcctggcccaaTAGAGGCATATTTGTCAAGATAATGTGAGTAACTTTCAGAATGTTTTTGTTCTCAAGATACTTGATCATGGAACTTTTAACCTTAAGATGAATCACAAGCAGACATTTCTGCTACACATACCTGATGAATGTAGTTTCCTAGCTTTGGTCATTTCATCCAGAGACCCCAGGAAAGTGTTGAAGTGCAGACATGCTATGTGTGGTGGGGGGGGATACACGCTGTGTATTGGAGTGCAGATGTAGTGTGTGTTGGAGTACACACTGTGTATTGGGGTGCACACTGTATTGGGGTGTAGATGTGTGGGGGCCCACACTATATTGAGGTGCACATTGCATTGGGATGCAGATGTGTTTGCTGGGATGCACACGTGCTGTGTTGGGGTGCACACTGTACTGGGGTGCAGACATGGTGTTAGAGTGCAGTTTATTGGGGTACACACTGTGCATTGGTGTGTATACTGTACTGGGGTGCAGACATAGTGTGTGCTGGGGTGCACACTGTATTGGAATGCTGATGTGTGTGCTGGGGTGCATCCTGTGTATTGGGGTGCACTTATTGGGATGCAGACTGTGCTGGGTTGCACACTGTGTATCGGGGTGCACTGTTGCGATGCTGACGGGGTGCTGCAGTGCACACTGTATTGGGGTGCAGATGTGTGTGCTGGGGTGCACACTGTATTGGGGTGCTCACGTGTGTTATGGGGTGGACACTGTGTATTAGTGTGTTGACCTGCGGTGTGCTGGGATGCACACGTGCTTCGCTAACAGGCCAGGGCCCGGCAGCAGAAGCTTGCGCTGTAAACGCTCCCCCGGCGCCGCGCACACAGGTCCAGGCTTGTACCGGGCGCACACGGACGCCTCGCAGGACCTGGGCTAATAAGGAGAGGAGATCGGCACGGTCCCGCCTCTTCCTACGGCCTGCCGGCGCGGCACCGCCCTCCTCCCGCCACCCCTGGccttccccgcccccaccccttCGGGCTCTGGTTCTCCACCCTGGCGGCGGGCGACCAGAGCCAGGCCAGAAGCAGGCTACCTGAGGACCGCTTCCGGGAGTGGGCGTGGCCCCAAGGGCGTAGGCGGGGCGGGGCCGTGCTGCTTTTGCGCGCTGGGCCGCGTCCCTGGTGTGGTTCCTGTCTCCGCCCAGTCGTAGGCTCTGGCCGCTGACATGCTGAGGACGCGCGGCCGAGGCCTGGGCGCCCCGCTGCTCCAGGCCGCGCTGGGCCTCGGGCCGGCTGGGTGGCACTGGCCTGAGGGCCGGGCGGCGAGCGGGGGACGCGGgcgggcctggctgcagcccacgGGCCGGGAGACGGGCGTGCAGGTGTACAACAGCCTCACTGGAAGGAAGGAACCCCTAATCGTGGCGCACGCCGAAGCCGCCTCCTGGTGGGCCGCGCGGGACTGGGGCACGGGCGGGGGGCCGAGCGTGGCGGAGACTTCCCACGGCTGAACGGGATCTGGGCTCGGGGAGGGCGTTTAGGAAGCTGCAAGGAGGGCGTCGTTCTAGAAGCTGGGAATGCGCAGTGCATTTGCAGGTTTGGGTATGAATTGAGCAAGTATGATAAACCCCGGCTATTCATCCCCCAGAAGtggttactttaaaaattatatgataattATAACTGAGAATCCAAAGTCCTTTCTTACAAGTATGTTCCACACGATGGATGTTAACTTGTTTTTCAGGTATAGCTGCGGACCAACTGTATATGATCATGCGCACCTTGGCCATGCTTGGTGAGTTTCCTGGATTTGAATTTTCAAAGGaccatttatttttgaaagcCTTTTACTGATTTCTTTTATCTCTTAAGTGGCAACTTAGGGATGTAGAATAATTCCTACATTCTGGGCATTGTGGGAGATGTTACAACCTCGTTTGGTTCTTACAGTGATTCTGAGcactcattttacaggtgagaaaactcaGGGAGGCAATGTGGAGCCCTGTAAAATGACCCGTTTTGGAACTGGATGTTTTTTGCTGGGTTTGGTGACATCAAGAGGCTTTGCGGGGTCCCAGGATCCTGCTGGTCAGTCATTCCCGGGCCCCACTTCTTAGCTTTTCAGcactgggcaagtcactttattGCTTTGAGTCCTGGTTTCTTCATCTTTGTGATGGGAATGATAATTTGGATCTTATAACAATTTTAGTAAATAATGCCCATAAAATGCTGCTTAACACAGTACCTCACATGTGAGAGATGTCACAGGGCTCAATAGTGATTAACTTTCCTAAGATGACACGTTGAGGAGGTATTGGAACGGGGGTGAGGCTTGGTTTACCTGACTGCCAAGTAGTTGCTCTCTTGACCTCTTAACCATAGATGTACTGCCTCCTACATTTGCCAAAATTACCACTTTtcctaatattttgtatatttacaaaatatagtgtACAGAAATTACATATTGTAGATTCTTTAAAACTTAGTATTGTTCAGTCCTAGACTAAAAGGAAAAAGTTACATTTACTctgtatactttttgtttttcttttttttgagacggagtctctctcttgtctaggctggagtgcagtggtgcaatctcggctcactgcagcctcaacctcccaggtccAGTTGCCGTCTCCTggcagcgattctcttgcctcagcctctggagtagctgggattacaggcatgtaccactatgcccagctaatttttgtatttttagtagagacggggtttcaacatgtcagccaggctggtcttgaactcccgacctcaaatgattcacctcccttggcctcccaaagtgttgggattacaggcatgaaccaccgtgcccagcttactctgtatactttaaatgtatatatgtcaCGGAGCAAGATCGGagcctttttttgtgttttcttataacaaaaataaaatcatctagGAGTCATTTTTCCCCTTTACTTTGGGCTAACATACTGCTAATTATCAAAAGCATATTTCGACATCttttttgaattataaaatatgttggggaaatgttaaaaacaaaacccccaacCTGGAAAACCTTTCCACAaaggtagaagagaaagaaaagagaaagaaaacagttctGTTACTTGAATAAGCCTTAAACCAGAAGGGGATGAGCTAAAATAactgcagagacagaaagaaatctcATCCTTCTATAGAGCTTTGAGGACACAACCTGTCTCAGTCTGTGagtctgctataacaaaataccctaAAATGGATgacttataaataatataaatttctttttttctgggactgggaagtccaagatgaaggcaccagcaaatttggtgtctggtgagggtctgcctgctgtgtccttacatggtagaAGGTAGAGGGAATTCTCTGAGGTCTCTTCTCTAAGGGAATTAACCCCTGTCATGAGCTCTCTGCTGCCATGACTTCATCACTCCCAGAAGCTCCACCTCCTAaaaccatcacactgggggttagggtttcaaccaTGAATTTGGAGTGAAGacagacattcagaccatagcgtAACCCATTGCTTCAGGTGAGTTACAGTGTGGAGTCAGATGATAAGGTAGGCCCATCTCCTCCCGGGACACTGGCAAATGGGGCATCATTTTCCTTGATTACATTTCAGAGGTGGGTCCCAGGTTTTGAAATTTTCTTGAGTTGTAAAACTGCCAAGAGGTTTATTTAGCCATTTAAAAGATTGGCATGCATTTGAAGAGGACTGAGGAAGAAATCCTAAAAGTTGTTGGGGAGAGAATCTCTTTTCATTTCCAACTAGGATAATCAAGTcttgcagttttaatttgtataatatttacctttatgaatacagaaatgaatacaCATCTTAAGTGCGCAGCTGAATACATGTTATAAGCTGTGTCCCTACGGGGCCTTCCCAGGGGCTGGTGGGAGCTGGGACTCTCCCCTTGACCACCTTCCTGTCAGCCTGGTCAACCCCTCCAGGCCTTCGCTGGGCTGGCCTGCCCCACCTCCCTCGCCCTGTCTCAGCTCTCCTAGCATTGTACTCCTTCAGTGGTTATTTATGCAGCCATCTGACGTCGCTAGCATGATCTAATTATTTCAGCCCCAGCAGGGCAGGAATCCACACGGTGCCTGCGGCAGAAAGGTAATATTTGAGCAATGGGTAGGACTCAGTTCACTGGAAAGAGACACCCTGAAAAATAGCCTCCACCATTTCCAGAAGAGGTCAGAGGGATGAAAAGCCTGTTTGGGGAAAACAAACAGACCAGTTTGGTGCTAGTGGGGAGGAGCAGGGGAAGGGATAGGGCGTCAGTTGTAGCCAGACTGGGGAGGGTGCTGCGTGGTCTGGCCCAGAGAGTTTGGATTTTATGCCATGGTAGATGGAGTCACACTGGAGCATTCTGAGGGAAGACTCTTAGCAAACGAATCATTTCAGCAGTCACCCAGGTGAGCACACTCACCCAGTGGATGGAAAAAACGGGGCAGAAAGAGTCGGGCTAATGGTCTCATGGTTCATGGTGGAGTCACAGAAGCAAGTAGAGGTCTCCTGATGCCACTTTCTTCTGACTCGGCTGCCCGGCACTtgcaaggggtgtgtgtgtgtgtgtttgtgtatagaGTGGCCCCTGTGGTCACAGCCTGCCTGCAGGGTCTCAGGGTCTCAAGTTGCTCATGGCCCTGCATTCTGCCAGCTCTGCCAAGCTGTGGAGCCTCTGCTGTCTCCAAGGGCAGTTCCGGGAGTCAGCCTGGGCTCCTCTGGGCCAAGCAAGG
This Piliocolobus tephrosceles isolate RC106 chromosome X, ASM277652v3, whole genome shotgun sequence DNA region includes the following protein-coding sequences:
- the LOC111546370 gene encoding uncharacterized protein LOC111546370; amino-acid sequence: MVHPGGPRTAKCKALALPAPPAGSCSGPAATSAEPVRRLRVRGYPSAWGRGPRWRWLPGARPGRRRRPPLRQRGWRWGPRVRARTHRRERAQRRGRRRPPAHWAGEKRGAELVAGRGALRRAPSRTCPTWKTQIPVSNTWETFSPAAQRACASAPSPGDGPAPRRIHAPHSPGPQGLRPEAGPRGGVALPVTFARGEGRGRDSVRAPGVGTAGEAQTLLGVFGTWKQSPLGGAARPPGNAGERPASLKTRPGPNGPRDSSLRDHGSQRLPKPGPQPLTVFVPAPQRGISTARNKTGNHSSQSTCQPHFDSPITMKRRRGARE